The Argiope bruennichi chromosome 9, qqArgBrue1.1, whole genome shotgun sequence genome contains a region encoding:
- the LOC129985025 gene encoding piggyBac transposable element-derived protein 4-like, with protein MSRYLSYKEECERLQKLLAEVSTDEESLNEEDEEIVDEELISDHQSNSEEELNSDSEVYVCESTDDYVGKDGKTIWHKKEPRKNVRTPAHNIISKLPGNIGETKNVSSPINSWTFLIDESMISIIVECTNIFIRSIACKFGRERDAHPTKISEIKAFIGLLYFGGLHKSSYVNVKDLWATDGTGIDIFHRTMSYKRFLFLMRCVRFDDIRDSSSRREVDKLAPIRNIFEMFVANYQKVQTLGEYVTVDEKLDPFRGRCSFRQYMPNKPAKYGIKNFALVDARTFYTWNLEIYAGTQPAGPYNVENGPDKIVKRLLEPIFNSGRNLTVDNLYTSYDLAKDLLKKKITLVGTVRKNKRELPKEFISGKKREQYSTLLGFQKNLALVSYVPKKNKCVVLLSSMHNGGTIDASTGEAKKPEIITFYNLTKGAVDVVDEMSATYSTARISKRWPMVIFFSMLNIATVNSRIILLSSNTPPVQYKKRSLFIKDLSLELLKDHLQERSMQATLPRQLRDQFNCNRSENCDTPPQKKQTFSRKR; from the coding sequence ATGTCTCGATACTTGAGTTATAAAGAGGAATGCgaaagattacaaaaattattagcgGAAGTTTCAACAGATGAAGAATCTCTTAATGAGGAAGATGAAGAAATTGTTGATGAAGAATTAATTAGTGATCATCAATCGAATTCAGAAGAGGAGCTAAATTCAGACAGTGAAGTGTACGTTTGTGAATCCACCGATGATTACGTTGGGAAAGACGGTAAAACGATATGGCATAAAAAGGAGCCAAGGAAAAATGTGAGAACTCCTGCTcacaatatcatttcaaaactgcCTGGAAATATTGGCGAAACAAAAAATGTATCCTCGCCAATAAATTCTTGGACATTTCTGATTGATGAAAGTATGATATCAATTATTGTCGAGTGcacgaatatttttattcgatCAATTGCATGTAAATTTGGAAGAGAAAGAGACGCTCATCctacaaaaatttctgaaataaaggcaTTTATAGGACTTCTCTATTTTGGTGGATTGCACAAATCTTCCTATGTAAATGTAAAGGACCTCTGGGCTACTGATGGAACAGGAATTGACATATTCCACCGTACTATGTCATATAAacgttttttatttctgatgaggTGTGTCAGATTTGATGATATAAGAGATAGTTCTTCTAGAAGAGAAGTGGATAAACTTGCTcccatcagaaatatttttgaaatgttcgtcGCAAATTATCAAAAAGTTCAAACTCTTGGAGAATATGTGACAGTCGACGAAAAATTAGATCCGTTCAGAGGAAGGTGTTCATTTCGACAGTATATGCCAAATAAACCAGCCaagtatggaataaaaaattttgccttGGTAGATGCGAGAACATTTTATACATGGAACCTAGAGATTTATGCAGGAACTCAACCAGCAGGACCATATAACGTTGAAAATGGCCCAGACAAAATTGTAAAGAGATTACTAGAACCTATTTTCAATTCAGGACGCAACCTAACTGTTGACAATTTGTACACTAGCTATGATTTAGCAAAAGAcctcttgaagaaaaaaattacacttgtgGGAACAGTCCGAAAAAATAAAAGGGAGCTTCCAAAGGAATTCATTTCTGGAAAAAAACGAGAACAATATTCAACATTACTtggattccaaaaaaatttgGCACTGGTTTCTTACGTACCGAAAAAAAACAAATGTGTTGTTCTTTTATCCTCAATGCATAATGGTGGTACAATTGACGCTTCTACAGGAGAAGCAAAGAAACCAgagattataacattttataacctTACAAAGGGCGCAGTTGATGTAGTGGATGAAATGTCAGCTACATATTCTACTGCGAGAATAAGTAAAAGATGGCCTATGGTCATATTTTTCAGTATGCTGAATATTGCTACTGTAAATTCTCGTATCATATTACTGTCGTCAAATACGCCACCCGTTCAGTATAAGAAAAGAAGTTTATTCATAAAAGatctttctttagaattattgaagGACCACCTTCAGGAAAGAAGTATGCAGGCTACTCTTCCCCGTCAATTGCGTGACCAATTTAATTGTAACCGCAGTGAAAATTGTGATACTCCCCCgcaaaaaaagcaaacattttctaGAAAAAGATGA